A section of the Streptomyces sp. NBC_01408 genome encodes:
- a CDS encoding ATP-binding protein: protein MTRGRGIAVRVGAKTGKQWKRGRPVPREPSTGEDGAPVDPLRITRTVCRADLKAVGEVRKALRELMRQGYGTGAAEVAELLITELVTNALVHTDRGAEVSASLAATRLRVEVRDYAACRPRPYVPTADDGTHGRGLMLVQALADAWGVDSLPPGSGKVVWFELDGGPA, encoded by the coding sequence ATGACACGGGGGAGGGGCATCGCCGTGCGGGTGGGGGCGAAGACCGGGAAGCAGTGGAAGAGAGGCAGGCCCGTACCGCGGGAACCGTCCACCGGCGAGGACGGGGCACCGGTGGACCCGCTGCGGATCACCCGGACCGTGTGCCGGGCGGATCTCAAAGCGGTGGGCGAAGTCCGCAAAGCATTACGGGAGTTGATGCGTCAGGGGTACGGGACCGGCGCCGCCGAGGTGGCGGAGCTGCTGATCACCGAACTCGTCACCAACGCCCTCGTGCACACCGACCGGGGTGCGGAGGTGTCCGCGAGCCTCGCCGCCACCCGGCTGCGGGTGGAGGTCCGGGACTACGCCGCCTGCCGGCCCCGGCCGTACGTACCGACCGCCGACGACGGTACGCACGGCCGGGGACTGATGCTGGTGCAGGCGCTCGCCGATGCCTGGGGCGTGGACTCGCTGCCCCCGGGCAGCGGGAAAGTGGTGTGGTTCGAACTGGACGGAGGGCCCGCCTGA